Below is a window of Bordetella genomosp. 9 DNA.
GCGGCGTCGGCTTCGGTGAAACCGTCGACGATGGCGCGCAGGCGTGCCTGGGCATCGGCGGAAAAGCGGGGCAACTCGGGCAGTCCGGCGTCGGCCAGGGCAGCCAGCCAGGCCACTTCCACTTCGACGCGGTGCGCCATGAAACCGGCTTCGGACAGCAGTCCGCGCAGGGCGTCGCCGCGCGAGGCGTATCGGCCGTCCAGGGGGGACAGCGCATTGAGCGAACTGAGGGCGGGGGCTATATGCATGAGCAGGGTAAAGAACCGGAACGAGTATTGAAAACCGCGGAAAAGCGGCGCGATTTTATCATCCGCGGTTCCGGCCCCCTGGCCGCGGCCCGCCGGTCGCGTCAGCCGCGTTCCGCCGTGGCATCATCCTGCTATACTGCCGCCCGCTTTCCGACTATGACCGTGCATCCATGAAACTGATAGGCTCCCTTACTAGCCCGTACGTACGTAAGGTACGGATCGTCATGGCGGAGAAGAAACTGGATTACCGCTTTGAACTCGAGGACGTCTGGTCCGCCGAGACGAAGATCCAGCAATACAACCCGCTGGGCAAGGTGCCCTGCCTGGTCATGGAAGACGGCGGCGCGCTGTTCGATTCCCGCGTCATCGTCGAGTATCTCGACACCCTCTCCCCTGTTGCCCGGCTGATTCCCCAGTCCGGCCGCGAACGCGCCGCCGTGAAGTGCTGGGAAGCCATCGCCGACGGCGTGCTGGATGCCGCCGTGGGGATCGTCAAGGAAAGGCAGCGTCCGGACGCCGTCCGCAACGAAGAATGGATCGCCCGCCAGTACGGCAAGATCAACGCCAGCCTGGACGCGATGAACAAGAGCCTGGGCGAGCATGCCCATTGCATGGGCATCAACCACAGCCTGGCGGATGTCGCCGTGGGTTGCGCGCTGGGCTACCTGGTTCTGCGTTTCCCGGACCTGGACTGGCGCGCGGGCCATGCCAACCTTGCCCGCCTGTTCGACAAGCTGTCGACGCGGCAGTCCTTCATCGATACGGCGCCGCCCACGCCGGCGTGAGCGGCGCCCGCGGTATCAGCTGAACGCGCGCCAGGCCTTGTAGGCCATGAAGATAGCCAGGGC
It encodes the following:
- a CDS encoding glutathione S-transferase; this translates as MKLIGSLTSPYVRKVRIVMAEKKLDYRFELEDVWSAETKIQQYNPLGKVPCLVMEDGGALFDSRVIVEYLDTLSPVARLIPQSGRERAAVKCWEAIADGVLDAAVGIVKERQRPDAVRNEEWIARQYGKINASLDAMNKSLGEHAHCMGINHSLADVAVGCALGYLVLRFPDLDWRAGHANLARLFDKLSTRQSFIDTAPPTPA